Proteins from a genomic interval of Plodia interpunctella isolate USDA-ARS_2022_Savannah chromosome 20, ilPloInte3.2, whole genome shotgun sequence:
- the LOC128678913 gene encoding uncharacterized protein LOC128678913 produces MANFDTERFIIEVENRRGLWDFASNDYSNKDFKRQLWLEVVDIFGGESMEDKEKAELGITLQKRWKNLRDCFTRELRRLKDVKSGSAAKRKSQYTYFNQLLFLKSVLDTNATENSLEEASQENESARSSDVETQQSASKSLRTKRKKKMPNEESDTDPLISVLHKTIATTQNDSNCDRLFLLSLLERFQTIPAAMKTKSKMEIMEIIEKYQPNCTPTTARINYSSNFNTRNDQEYDPHRPSYSGYSTTNRISDDSNYSDTHTHYSDISQNSEMIDLFPNLDD; encoded by the exons ATGGCCAATTTCGACACGGAAAGGTTCATAATTGAAGTTGAAAATAGAAGAGGTTTATGGGATTTTGCATCAAATGATTACtccaataaagattttaagcGGCAGTTGTGGCTTGAAGTGGTCGATATATTTGGCGGTGAATCCATGGAAGATAAAGAAAAGGCAGAACTtg GCATTACTCTCCAAAAAAGATGGAAAAACCTTAGAGACTGTTTCACAAGAGAGCTGCGCCGTCTTAAAGATGTCAAAAGTGGTTCTGCTGCAAAACGTAAATCACAATACACCTATTTCAACCAATTACTGTTTTTGAAATCAGTGCTGGACACAAACGCAACAGAAAATAGTCTCGAAGAGGCAAGTCAAGAAAATGAAAGTGCAAGATCTTCTGATGTTGAGACTCAACAGTCTGCATCAAAGTCGCTTAGAACaaaaaggaagaaaaaaatGCCAAACGAAGAATCCGATACAGACCCTCTAATTTCAGTTCTGCATAAGACCATAGCGACTACACAGAATGATTCAAATTGTGACAGACTGTTTCTTTTATCCCTCCTCGAAAGATTTCAAACAATCCCTGCTGCAATGAAGACCAAATCGAAAATGGAAATCATggaaattatagaaaaataccaACCGAACTGTACACCTACAACAGCGCGCATAAACTATTCAAGTAATTTCAATACTCGTAACGACCAAGAATATGACCCGCATCGACCGAGTTATTCAGGTTATTCTACTACCAACAGGATATCAGATGATTCAAATTACAGCGATACTCATACTCATTATTCTgatatttctcaaaattcaGAAATGATAGACCTATTTCCCAATTTGGATGATTAA
- the LOC128678588 gene encoding uncharacterized protein LOC128678588, translating into MFINVNFIFRYLATGCSLSHISHEYRIGLSTVSEIVFDVCEAIWEILKPIVMPQLTRDKWIQTAEGFQKYAQFPNCIGAIDGKHIRVIKPQHSGCLYYNYKNYFSIVLLAICDVNYKFLYVNIGAYGKCSDSSIYKDSVFYHRLLNNDLDIPSNNPIKENGQSMPFVLVGDEAFSLSEHMMRPYAGRNLNNVKTNFNYRLSRARRYIECTFGILANKWQILHRPLNVKKEFAVVIIKALCVLHNFVRERDGYDFKDTLTVPEALLEIPACLPNRANRTSTEYRDIFANYFSTDGRLPWHN; encoded by the coding sequence atgtttattaatgtgaattttattttcaggtatTTGGCTACTGGGTGTTCTTTATCTCATATAAGTCATGAATACCGTATAGGGCTTTCTACAGTATCGGAAATAGTATTTGATGTTTGTGAAGCAATATGGGAGATATTAAAACCAATTGTGATGCCACAATTGACCAGAGATAAGTGGATTCAAACGGCTGAAGGTTTTCAAAAATACGCCCAATTTCCTAATTGCATCGGAGCCATCGACGGCAAGCATATTAGAGTTATCAAACCACAACATTCGGGATGtctttattacaattacaagaattatttttcaatcgtGTTACTTGCAATATGtgatgtaaattataaatttctttacgTAAATATTGGAGCATACGGCAAATGCAGTGATTCGTCAATTTACAAAGACTCTGTATTTTATCATAGGCTTTTAAATAATGATCTCGATATTCCGAGCAATAACCCCATCAAAGAAAATGGCCAATCAATGCCGTTCGTTTTAGTGGGTGATGAGGCGTTTTCACTATCGGAACATATGATGCGACCGTATGCTGGGAGAAACTTGAATAATGTAAagactaattttaattatcgaCTATCCCGTGCCCGCCGCTATATTGAATGTACATTTGGAATATTAGCCAATAAATGGCAGATTCTTCACCGACCCCTAAACGTCAAGAAAGAATTTGCAGTTGTGATTATAAAAGCTCTATGTGTGCTTCATAATTTTGTGCGAGAAAGAGACGGATATGATTTCAAGGACACGTTAACTGTACCAGAGGCTTTATTAGAAATACCTGCATGTTTACCTAATAGAGCAAATAGAACATCAACCGAATATCGAGATATATTCGCAAACTACTTCAGTACCGATGGTCGCTTGCCCTGGCACAATTAA
- the LOC128678914 gene encoding uncharacterized protein LOC128678914, whose protein sequence is MLTAVRSRANSKKIGKLTSTLATTESGVNEITSFRLFIKDRTTGLNFLIDTGANVSVLPARKLDKKQHVPTNYFYAANGSSIPAYGERIVLLNLGLRRPYKWTFVIAAVQRPILGADFLHHHNLMVDLTGKKLIDGKTNLCIQGSIHSASQGSLRTIDTNKPYHDLLAKYPDITRPTLKILSNSEVEHHIETNGPPVFPKSRPLPPHKLKPGKEEFQQMIEQEICRPSSSPWSSPLHMAPK, encoded by the coding sequence ATGCTTACCGCTGTCAGAAGCCGTGCGAATTCAAAAAAAATCGGAAAACTAACATCGACTCTGGCTACGACGGAATCCGGAGTCAACGAAATAACAAGTTTCCGTCTATTTATCAAAGATCGTACAACGGGACTCAACTTTCTCATCGATACTGGAGCAAATGTATCTGTACTACCTGCCCGCAAGTTGGATAAGAAACAACATGTTCCGACCAATTACTTCTACGCAGCAAACGGTTCGTCGATACCTGCCTACGGTGAACGAATTGTACTGCTCAACCTTGGACTACGCCGACCATATAAATGGACTTTCGTCATCGCTGCCGTCCAGAGACCAATACTGGGCGCAGACTttcttcatcatcataatttaatGGTCGACTTGACAGGGAAGAAATTAATTGACGGGAAAACTAACCTATGCATACAAGGAAGCATTCATAGTGCATCACAAGGAAGCTTGAGGACAATCGACACGAACAAGCCATATCACGACTTACTTGCAAAGTATCCTGATATTACTAGACCCACTCTGAAGATACTTTCTAACAGTGAAGTTGAACATCACATCGAAACTAATGGACCACCAGTATTTCCCAAATCAAGACCGTTGCCTCCACACAAACTGAAGCCAGGTAAAGAGGAATTCCAGCAGATGATAGAACAAGAGATCTGTCGTCCTTCTAGCAGTCCATGGTCTAGTCCACTCCATATGGCACCAAAGTAA